In one window of Candidatus Omnitrophota bacterium DNA:
- a CDS encoding response regulator, producing MKKSVFFFAKDGKLCEQVEQRIKGEGFEVITGEDGNVALKTINVNNVPSLVVLESTLEGIDTPEVCKTLRSDARTARLPILIIKDKDTDETVFNAFQINAYLTKPFSMDGLVYKVRQALSSTDAASKSQEKDPRALLKTIGMTAVLIAALVMLVLLFFGHKIFK from the coding sequence ATGAAAAAATCCGTATTTTTCTTTGCGAAAGATGGGAAGTTGTGTGAACAGGTCGAACAGCGCATCAAAGGGGAAGGCTTCGAAGTCATCACCGGAGAAGACGGCAATGTGGCCCTGAAAACCATCAACGTCAACAATGTCCCCAGCCTGGTCGTTCTGGAATCAACCCTCGAGGGAATTGATACCCCGGAAGTCTGCAAAACCCTCCGGAGCGACGCGCGGACCGCCCGGCTCCCCATTCTCATCATCAAAGATAAGGACACCGACGAAACTGTTTTCAACGCGTTTCAGATCAACGCATACCTCACAAAACCCTTCTCGATGGACGGCCTGGTTTATAAAGTGCGCCAGGCGCTCTCCTCAACGGATGCGGCGTCAAAATCGCAGGAGAAGGATCCCCGGGCCCTGCTGAAAACCATCGGCATGACCGCGGTCTTGATCGCTGCGCTGGTGATGCTCGTCCTGTTGTTCTTCGGACACAAAATTTTCAAATAG
- a CDS encoding response regulator, with protein sequence MAKKILVVDDEADLVSMLELRLSANGFQVIKAFDGVQGLEKVRVEKPDLIIADVLMPKMDGFAFYKELKKAPGTSNIPVIILTARGKMEETFRVMGVDHFVTKPFDAADLVGKILGMLGVNPDAAPAQAPASPKPETVKEPPSPKPEPAKAPEKPSTVKGKRVLLAGSSTGVLDRMERAIRSGKYACEICPANQNVYDVVAFAKPDLLVLEVMMAGRPTSDVVLKVRKHRDLKDLPILSFSVMDKENLGTKSLAEKTIEIDRARKLSLDAGATETMREMDEKFLSDFLALHLGT encoded by the coding sequence ATGGCAAAAAAAATACTCGTCGTAGATGATGAAGCGGATCTGGTCTCGATGCTCGAGTTGAGACTTTCGGCCAACGGTTTCCAGGTGATCAAGGCCTTCGACGGTGTGCAGGGGCTGGAGAAGGTCAGGGTGGAGAAGCCGGACCTGATCATCGCCGATGTCCTGATGCCGAAAATGGACGGCTTCGCTTTTTATAAGGAGTTGAAAAAAGCCCCCGGCACGTCCAATATCCCGGTCATCATTTTGACGGCGCGGGGGAAGATGGAGGAAACGTTCCGGGTCATGGGGGTGGACCACTTTGTGACCAAACCTTTTGATGCCGCTGACCTGGTGGGGAAAATTCTGGGGATGCTGGGAGTAAACCCCGATGCCGCGCCTGCCCAGGCACCCGCTTCCCCAAAACCGGAAACGGTGAAAGAGCCGCCCTCTCCCAAACCGGAGCCGGCGAAAGCCCCCGAAAAGCCGTCCACCGTCAAGGGCAAGAGGGTCTTGCTGGCAGGTTCCAGCACGGGCGTTCTGGATCGGATGGAGCGAGCCATCAGGTCCGGCAAATACGCGTGCGAAATTTGTCCGGCAAACCAGAATGTTTATGATGTCGTTGCCTTTGCCAAGCCCGATCTCCTTGTCCTGGAAGTCATGATGGCAGGCCGGCCGACCAGCGATGTCGTCCTTAAAGTGCGAAAACACCGTGATCTGAAAGATCTGCCGATTCTGTCGTTTTCCGTAATGGATAAAGAAAATTTGGGCACAAAATCTCTGGCGGAAAAAACGATCGAAATTGACCGGGCCAGGAAATTGTCTCTCGATGCCGGCGCGACCGAGACGATGAGGGAGATGGATGAAAAGTTTTTGAGTGATTTCTTGGCCCTGCATTTGGGGACGTAG
- the pyk gene encoding pyruvate kinase: MRSAPRTKIIGTIGPASDRSGVLRRMIRAGMDVVRLNFSHGSLEGHRQRIQKVKEFNKKYRRRIRILGDLEGHRIRIGRLKGGGPVGVKKGQSVWLTPRDVLGEGDVIPFDYRGPLARIKKGQLVYIDDGNIALRAEAAGKIGVRARVLTSGAIRERKGVNMPGVPLSEKGLTPEDRRNLDFCIEHEVDDIALSFVQNPDDVLCLREYLEGCPHPFRVIAKIEDREGIKNIDGIIRVSDGVMVARGDLGVSIPVYEVPLVQKAIIRKCNRAGKIAVTATQMLESMTENRIPTRAEVSDVANAILDGTDYVMLSAETAVGRHPVEAVAMMNRIIRHTEQGSR, translated from the coding sequence ATGAGGTCCGCGCCGAGAACGAAAATCATCGGCACGATCGGGCCAGCCTCGGACCGGTCCGGTGTTCTGCGGAGAATGATCCGCGCCGGGATGGACGTGGTGAGGCTGAACTTTTCTCACGGAAGTCTCGAGGGACACCGGCAGCGGATACAGAAGGTCAAGGAATTCAATAAAAAATACCGCCGCCGCATCCGGATCCTGGGAGATCTGGAAGGCCACCGGATCCGCATCGGGAGGCTGAAGGGGGGCGGCCCCGTTGGTGTCAAGAAAGGACAGTCTGTCTGGCTCACGCCCCGGGACGTTTTGGGAGAGGGCGACGTGATCCCGTTTGATTACCGAGGCCCGCTGGCCAGGATCAAAAAGGGCCAGCTCGTTTACATCGATGACGGAAATATCGCCCTGCGGGCCGAAGCCGCCGGGAAGATCGGTGTCAGGGCCCGGGTCCTCACGTCCGGGGCCATCCGGGAACGCAAAGGCGTCAACATGCCGGGCGTTCCCCTTTCGGAAAAAGGACTGACTCCGGAAGACCGGAGGAATCTTGATTTTTGCATTGAGCATGAGGTTGACGATATCGCCCTGTCATTTGTGCAAAATCCGGATGATGTCCTCTGCCTGCGGGAGTATCTGGAGGGCTGTCCGCATCCGTTCCGGGTGATCGCCAAGATCGAAGACAGGGAAGGGATCAAGAATATTGACGGTATTATCAGGGTTTCCGACGGGGTCATGGTGGCCAGAGGCGACTTGGGTGTTTCGATCCCGGTTTATGAGGTCCCTCTCGTTCAGAAGGCGATCATCCGGAAATGCAACCGGGCCGGAAAGATCGCGGTGACGGCAACGCAGATGCTGGAGAGCATGACGGAGAACCGGATCCCCACGCGGGCCGAGGTTTCGGACGTGGCCAACGCCATCCTGGACGGAACGGATTACGTGATGCTTTCCGCCGAGACCGCGGTCGGACGGCATCCGGTCGAGGCCGTGGCCATGATGAACAGGATCATCCGGCATACGGAACAGGGGAGCCGTTAA
- a CDS encoding tetratricopeptide repeat protein, whose product MAKTTSGQKILLVILGVVLTIVLLEAGLRLGGFVFSFLQERGNRVNLQGDAIRVLCVGDSMTALGGRNSYPTQLEEILKSSLPGRNLRVINKGLVAKGSADVLARLPENLNRYRPAIVVVMVGINDRGGPVRENAFSGGVVFFLENFRVYHFFQLLGQHVRGKIHGAPSLADSAAQTAEPEKPPRPLKDPRELETYIRQLDETRAEFRESFKRATRPEEKAHFARAAETVKLRQGILLVALGRHYRIRSDFAESDRYFQMAIAHDPRNYSAYVEMGRSLEDQGHCDKAVVFFQKAVEVNANTVLASMGLARCYEAMGQDARAGEIYQALWKAHPERYQVASLVGTWMLKHGRYELAKEALGSAVNQNPSDPSLYDRLAEAHARLGDEDKADEVKKAGQALVRRIENYSDATVGNYNAIAQIVLSRGIKLVCVQYPLRDVDPLRKMLSGKSPIVFVENKANFEEALDGTPYATYFSDMFAGDFGHGTRAGNRLIAENVAGAIVKEVAAAGTVVIPRP is encoded by the coding sequence ATGGCGAAAACGACCTCTGGCCAGAAAATCCTGCTCGTTATCCTGGGCGTTGTCCTGACCATCGTTTTGCTGGAGGCAGGATTGCGGCTGGGCGGTTTTGTGTTTTCGTTCCTGCAGGAGCGGGGGAATCGAGTGAACCTGCAAGGGGATGCGATAAGGGTCCTCTGCGTGGGGGATTCCATGACCGCTCTGGGGGGCCGCAACTCGTATCCCACTCAGCTGGAGGAAATCCTGAAGTCCTCGCTTCCCGGGCGGAATTTGCGCGTGATCAACAAAGGCCTGGTGGCCAAAGGATCGGCGGATGTCCTTGCCCGCCTGCCGGAGAACCTCAACCGGTATCGGCCGGCTATCGTTGTGGTGATGGTGGGGATCAATGACCGCGGCGGCCCGGTGAGGGAGAACGCCTTTTCCGGCGGTGTTGTTTTTTTTCTGGAAAATTTCAGGGTTTATCATTTCTTTCAGCTTCTGGGCCAGCATGTCCGGGGAAAAATCCATGGGGCCCCGTCCCTCGCGGATAGCGCGGCCCAAACCGCGGAACCCGAAAAACCGCCCCGGCCCTTAAAAGATCCCAGGGAACTTGAGACCTATATCCGTCAGCTGGACGAAACGCGGGCGGAATTCAGGGAAAGTTTTAAGCGTGCCACCCGGCCCGAGGAGAAAGCGCATTTTGCCAGAGCGGCGGAGACGGTCAAGCTCCGGCAGGGCATCCTGCTGGTGGCGCTGGGGCGGCATTACCGGATCCGGAGCGATTTTGCGGAATCTGACAGGTACTTCCAGATGGCGATCGCGCATGACCCGCGGAATTACAGCGCATATGTCGAGATGGGAAGGAGTCTGGAAGATCAGGGCCATTGCGACAAGGCCGTGGTGTTTTTTCAGAAGGCGGTGGAGGTCAATGCCAACACCGTCCTGGCCAGCATGGGGCTGGCCAGGTGTTATGAGGCGATGGGGCAGGATGCCCGGGCCGGGGAGATTTATCAAGCGCTTTGGAAAGCGCATCCGGAGCGCTATCAGGTGGCGTCCCTGGTCGGGACATGGATGCTGAAGCACGGCCGGTATGAATTGGCAAAAGAGGCCCTGGGATCCGCTGTGAACCAGAATCCGAGCGACCCCTCGCTTTATGATCGCCTGGCCGAGGCCCATGCCCGATTGGGCGACGAGGACAAGGCGGACGAGGTCAAGAAGGCAGGCCAGGCCCTCGTGCGGCGGATCGAGAATTATTCGGACGCCACGGTCGGCAATTATAACGCTATTGCGCAGATCGTCCTGTCGAGAGGGATCAAGCTCGTTTGCGTGCAGTACCCTTTGAGGGACGTGGATCCTTTGCGGAAAATGCTCTCAGGTAAGTCTCCGATCGTTTTCGTCGAGAACAAGGCGAATTTTGAAGAAGCCCTGGATGGAACGCCCTACGCCACGTATTTTTCCGACATGTTCGCCGGCGATTTCGGCCACGGCACCCGGGCCGGCAACCGGTTGATCGCCGAGAACGTTGCTGGCGCCATAGTGAAAGAAGTTGCGGCCGCTGGCACTGTTGTAATTCCCCGTCCATAG
- a CDS encoding response regulator has product MAWTILIVEDEEVTIKMLERRLKSEGYEIDVARDGRSAMEKAMAEPPDMMLVDIMLPDVDGADVVKHVKENPAAKNVAVLFLSSIVSDEASMEHPPSVKAGGQDYPAVAKPINFKTLLSRMREILG; this is encoded by the coding sequence ATGGCCTGGACAATTCTCATTGTGGAGGATGAGGAAGTCACGATCAAGATGCTGGAACGCCGGCTGAAGTCGGAAGGCTACGAGATCGACGTGGCCAGGGACGGCCGTTCCGCGATGGAAAAGGCCATGGCCGAACCGCCGGATATGATGTTGGTGGACATCATGTTGCCGGATGTCGACGGCGCGGATGTCGTGAAGCACGTGAAAGAAAATCCAGCGGCCAAAAATGTCGCGGTTTTATTTTTGTCCAGCATTGTTTCGGACGAGGCGTCGATGGAGCACCCTCCCAGCGTCAAGGCCGGCGGCCAAGATTATCCCGCGGTTGCCAAACCCATCAATTTTAAAACGCTGTTGTCGCGGATGAGAGAAATCTTGGGATGA
- a CDS encoding acyltransferase, translating into MRGIEMGFLRMIKNAFRRFLDRISLAVASPRMIYDNYRDARGRLIPRVRYSNTVCFTHKENIEIGENVFIWHYCVIDGTGGVKIGAGTQLGAWVGIFTHSSYVAIRLYGRHYMEIPEEKKVGYKTRPVRIGKYTAIGSQTVIVPGVTIGDGCIVCPSTYVNRDIPDYAIARGNPVRIIGDTRHLDRRYLRTDEQLRRFYEEWQFPEQGGGVPL; encoded by the coding sequence ATGAGAGGGATTGAGATGGGATTTTTACGGATGATCAAAAACGCTTTCCGGCGGTTCTTGGACCGGATCTCCCTTGCCGTGGCGTCCCCCCGGATGATCTACGACAATTACCGGGACGCCCGCGGCCGTCTCATCCCCCGTGTCCGGTACAGCAATACCGTGTGCTTTACCCACAAAGAGAACATCGAGATCGGGGAAAATGTTTTTATTTGGCATTACTGTGTCATTGACGGCACAGGCGGCGTAAAGATTGGGGCCGGGACCCAGCTCGGTGCCTGGGTGGGGATTTTCACGCACAGTTCCTACGTCGCGATCCGGCTCTATGGCCGGCATTACATGGAGATTCCCGAGGAGAAGAAGGTCGGATACAAGACCAGACCCGTTCGCATCGGGAAATACACCGCCATCGGATCGCAAACCGTGATTGTCCCCGGGGTGACCATTGGGGATGGGTGCATCGTCTGTCCCAGCACGTATGTCAACCGGGACATCCCGGATTATGCCATCGCCCGGGGCAACCCCGTGCGGATCATTGGTGACACGCGCCATCTGGACAGGCGGTATTTGAGGACGGATGAGCAGTTGCGCCGTTTCTATGAGGAATGGCAGTTTCCGGAGCAGGGCGGAGGGGTTCCTCTGTGA
- a CDS encoding cytidylate kinase-like family protein, with protein MSDFSNRSPIYVVNQKKSVKAIFKSVKHDRRQGRPFVTISREPGAYGMTVAEALAAYLQDKERREGSPWTVFDKDIVKKVMSDHHLPEEFAAYFSECAVSEIEDILEELFSSHPSQWSLVHKMNDTILRLAQLGYVILVGRGANIITRRLPRGFHVRLIGSFEKRVEHMQEYLKMNEKKTRACLVKEQKDRRSYVRKYFSKDINDPSLYDLVINTDTVPVENAVRLIGDEVLRGCGGAPAEA; from the coding sequence ATGTCTGACTTTTCCAACAGATCTCCCATCTACGTTGTCAATCAAAAAAAGTCTGTCAAAGCGATTTTTAAATCCGTGAAACACGACCGCCGCCAGGGCCGTCCGTTTGTCACCATCTCCCGCGAGCCGGGGGCCTACGGCATGACCGTTGCCGAGGCGCTCGCGGCCTATCTCCAGGACAAGGAACGGCGCGAGGGCTCCCCCTGGACCGTTTTTGACAAGGATATCGTCAAAAAGGTCATGTCGGATCACCATCTTCCTGAAGAGTTCGCCGCATATTTTTCGGAATGCGCCGTTTCAGAAATCGAGGACATCCTGGAGGAATTGTTCAGCTCCCATCCCTCCCAATGGTCCCTTGTCCACAAAATGAACGATACCATCCTTCGGCTGGCCCAGTTGGGGTATGTGATCCTTGTGGGAAGGGGCGCGAACATCATCACCCGCCGGCTGCCCCGGGGATTCCATGTCCGGCTGATCGGGTCCTTTGAAAAGCGCGTGGAGCACATGCAGGAATATCTGAAGATGAATGAAAAGAAAACCCGCGCCTGTCTGGTCAAAGAGCAGAAAGACCGGAGGAGTTACGTCAGGAAATATTTCAGCAAGGACATCAATGACCCGTCTCTTTACGATCTCGTGATCAACACGGACACGGTGCCGGTTGAGAACGCGGTCCGGCTCATCGGTGATGAAGTCTTGAGGGGCTGCGGGGGCGCGCCCGCTGAGGCCTGA
- a CDS encoding DUF5989 family protein — protein sequence MSKFSIVREFWDFLRIRKRYWLAPIVIILMALSLLTVFAQSSSVAPFIYTLF from the coding sequence ATGTCGAAATTTTCCATTGTCAGAGAATTTTGGGATTTCCTCCGCATCAGGAAACGGTACTGGCTGGCGCCGATCGTGATCATCCTTATGGCGCTGAGCCTCTTGACGGTGTTCGCCCAGAGCTCCTCGGTGGCGCCGTTCATATATACGTTGTTTTGA
- a CDS encoding glycosyltransferase, translated as MPQDLRPVVAHVNRGAFTPSQTFVYFFVSHLKFFRAVCLAEEIANLETFPFPRGDIYRIAPGRFPFWDFYRRWRYGPLGMDAAKAIQALRTTGAQCIHAHFGPNGYFSLALRRALKIPLVTSFYGYDVTKLSREEEWRTKYRELFCEGDCFLVEGPVMRFRLAELGCPPEKIRIQRIGVPVAKMAPPVRSKTRDKTVIVFCGRFVEKKGLKYALRALAEVKRTKDRFEFRVIGDGPEKQKVSELIGRLGLNGHVKLLGFLNYDRYLDELGRADMLLQPSVTAADGDTEGGAPTVILEAQALGVPVISTTHADIPSVVVPGKSAVLSPERDVELLSRNILFLLKNPGVRQDMGLRGREFVGEHHDIRKEAPRLEAIYQSLIEARPRSWPEEGASLRGKITTAI; from the coding sequence ATGCCCCAAGATCTCAGGCCCGTTGTTGCCCATGTGAACCGTGGCGCATTTACTCCGTCCCAGACGTTTGTTTATTTTTTTGTCAGCCATTTGAAATTTTTTCGCGCTGTCTGCCTGGCTGAAGAGATCGCGAATTTGGAAACGTTTCCCTTTCCCAGGGGCGACATCTATCGGATCGCCCCCGGCCGATTTCCCTTTTGGGATTTTTATCGCCGCTGGCGGTATGGCCCCCTGGGCATGGATGCCGCCAAGGCCATCCAAGCCCTCAGGACAACCGGCGCGCAGTGCATCCACGCCCATTTTGGCCCTAACGGTTATTTTTCGCTGGCGCTCCGGCGGGCATTGAAGATTCCGCTCGTGACGTCGTTTTACGGTTATGATGTGACCAAACTGTCCCGTGAAGAGGAATGGCGGACGAAATACCGCGAATTGTTTTGCGAGGGCGATTGTTTTCTCGTCGAAGGGCCAGTGATGCGCTTCCGGCTGGCAGAACTGGGTTGCCCGCCGGAGAAAATCAGGATCCAGCGGATCGGCGTTCCGGTCGCAAAAATGGCGCCGCCGGTCCGGTCGAAGACCCGGGACAAAACAGTCATCGTCTTCTGCGGCCGGTTTGTCGAGAAGAAAGGTCTGAAATACGCCCTGCGCGCTCTGGCCGAGGTCAAGAGAACGAAGGACCGTTTTGAATTTCGCGTGATCGGCGACGGCCCGGAAAAACAAAAAGTGTCCGAGCTGATAGGACGGCTGGGCCTGAACGGCCATGTGAAACTGCTCGGTTTTCTTAATTACGATCGGTATCTTGATGAGCTGGGCAGGGCGGACATGCTGCTCCAGCCGAGCGTCACGGCCGCTGATGGGGACACGGAGGGCGGGGCCCCGACCGTGATCCTGGAGGCCCAGGCCCTGGGGGTTCCCGTGATCTCAACAACGCACGCGGATATCCCCAGCGTAGTTGTTCCCGGCAAAAGCGCGGTATTGTCCCCGGAACGGGATGTCGAGCTTCTTTCCCGTAATATTCTTTTCTTGTTGAAAAATCCGGGGGTCCGGCAAGACATGGGTTTGCGCGGCCGGGAGTTCGTCGGGGAGCACCATGACATTCGGAAAGAAGCCCCGCGTCTTGAAGCCATCTATCAGTCTCTGATCGAGGCAAGGCCGAGGTCTTGGCCGGAAGAGGGAGCAAGTCTACGCGGCAAAATCACAACGGCGATATGA
- a CDS encoding glycosyltransferase — MKTAIFHSFMDNIGGAERVCLILARELGADIYTTNIDRDKVRRMGFPDVKILSIGEVPVNAPFRHQLALWRFRGLDLGNTYDRYIIGGDWAVSAAVNHHPNLWYVHSPIREIWDLYPYTRKKTVPASLRGCFDVWVHTNRILTRAYIRQVDRMVCNSRNTQNRIRTYLSRDAEIVHPPVETREFRYGRNGNFWLSVNRLISHKRVDLQIRAFQRMPEQKLVIVGSYEQSRHFRSYADYIRSIKPANVSVFSWVHQEDLLKLYADCRGFLATALDEDFGLTPVEAMAAGKPVIAPADGGFRETVLDGVTGRLLDRMDEDSLLAAVRFVGQDPGKYRPACEDRARAFDTKIFVSRIKTLMGH; from the coding sequence ATGAAAACAGCCATCTTTCACAGTTTTATGGACAACATCGGCGGCGCGGAAAGGGTGTGCCTGATCCTGGCCCGGGAGCTGGGGGCGGACATCTACACCACGAACATCGACAGGGACAAGGTCCGGAGGATGGGATTTCCCGATGTCAAAATTCTCTCGATCGGCGAAGTCCCTGTCAATGCCCCGTTCCGGCACCAACTGGCCCTTTGGCGTTTTCGCGGCCTGGATCTGGGGAATACATACGACCGTTACATCATCGGCGGAGACTGGGCGGTCTCGGCCGCGGTCAATCACCATCCCAATCTCTGGTATGTCCATTCGCCGATCCGCGAAATCTGGGACCTGTACCCCTACACCCGGAAGAAGACCGTTCCCGCCTCTTTGCGGGGGTGTTTCGACGTCTGGGTCCACACCAACCGGATCTTGACGCGGGCGTATATCCGGCAGGTCGACCGGATGGTCTGCAATTCCCGTAACACGCAAAACAGGATCAGGACATACCTGTCGCGGGACGCCGAGATCGTTCATCCCCCGGTTGAAACACGGGAATTCCGGTACGGTCGGAATGGGAATTTTTGGCTGTCGGTCAACCGGCTGATCAGCCATAAGAGGGTGGACCTGCAGATCAGGGCCTTCCAGCGGATGCCGGAACAAAAACTGGTGATCGTGGGCAGTTATGAACAATCCCGGCATTTCCGGTCTTACGCGGATTATATCCGGTCCATCAAGCCGGCCAACGTCAGCGTTTTCAGCTGGGTCCACCAGGAAGATTTGCTGAAACTTTACGCGGATTGCCGGGGCTTCCTGGCCACCGCTTTGGATGAAGATTTCGGCCTGACTCCGGTCGAGGCGATGGCCGCCGGGAAACCCGTCATCGCCCCGGCCGATGGCGGGTTCAGGGAAACCGTTCTCGACGGTGTCACGGGCCGGCTTTTGGACCGGATGGATGAGGACAGCCTCCTCGCGGCGGTCCGCTTCGTCGGACAGGACCCGGGGAAATACCGGCCGGCCTGCGAGGACCGGGCCAGGGCTTTCGACACAAAAATATTTGTTTCCCGCATTAAAACATTGATGGGACATTGA
- a CDS encoding response regulator: MGRKILVIDDNEGDRVLIRELLRENGIVCELVMAASGKDGMEKVPQEKPDVVLIDTNLKEIDGFEVCRLIRAMPGIDAKLIIMTGVVDALDAGRARRSGADDFCVKTSDCESIIQAVRKIIG, encoded by the coding sequence ATGGGCAGGAAGATTCTGGTCATTGATGACAACGAGGGAGACAGGGTGCTGATCCGCGAGCTTTTGCGGGAAAACGGCATCGTGTGCGAATTGGTCATGGCCGCGTCCGGCAAGGATGGGATGGAAAAAGTGCCCCAGGAAAAGCCCGATGTGGTATTGATCGACACAAATTTGAAGGAAATCGACGGATTCGAAGTCTGCCGGCTCATCCGGGCGATGCCGGGCATCGACGCCAAGCTCATCATCATGACGGGAGTGGTGGACGCCCTCGATGCCGGCAGGGCGCGGCGCTCGGGGGCCGATGATTTTTGCGTCAAGACCTCGGATTGCGAGTCCATCATCCAGGCCGTCAGAAAGATCATCGGTTGA
- a CDS encoding hybrid sensor histidine kinase/response regulator, which produces MQRILIVDDSPFDREFIKEILLGTNLKYELVEAESGMHALEIVRANAPDVILLDIQMANLNGFETLTELRKMEDRLIPTILVSSFTHENDRIRGIQLGAADFINKPIIPEELTARVASYLSLKKMYDDIQWVMQKTNDGIRLLYKELERKNKELQKIDQMKDDFVATVSHELRTPLTIINEGLSLMLDRVLGDLPAQQEDVLRKSKKNVERLISLINDLLDMAKIEAGKIELRLASKDINAIVQSVVDSHFPLIRSKKVSMNYSGPGHEVLTSVDEDKIVQVLNNLLNNAFKFTPEGGHIEVSLAVQDMSVLCAVKDSGIGISKEDMEKLFNKFEQFSHKYSPGVKGTGLGLAICKSLIDLHGGKIWAHSEPGHGTTFYFALPKK; this is translated from the coding sequence ATGCAAAGAATTCTGATCGTCGATGACAGCCCGTTTGACCGGGAGTTCATCAAGGAGATCCTGCTCGGAACGAACCTGAAATATGAGCTGGTCGAGGCGGAGTCCGGCATGCACGCTTTGGAGATTGTCCGGGCGAACGCTCCGGACGTGATCCTGCTGGACATCCAGATGGCCAACCTGAACGGGTTTGAAACGCTGACCGAATTGCGGAAGATGGAAGACCGGCTGATCCCCACCATCCTGGTCTCCTCGTTCACCCATGAAAATGACCGCATCCGCGGGATTCAGCTGGGCGCGGCGGACTTCATCAACAAGCCGATCATCCCGGAGGAGCTGACCGCGCGGGTGGCGTCTTACTTGTCCTTGAAGAAGATGTATGATGACATCCAGTGGGTCATGCAGAAGACCAACGACGGGATCCGCCTGTTGTACAAGGAGCTCGAACGGAAAAACAAAGAACTGCAGAAGATCGACCAGATGAAGGATGATTTCGTGGCCACGGTTTCCCATGAATTGCGCACCCCCCTGACGATCATCAATGAAGGGCTGAGCCTTATGCTGGACAGGGTCCTGGGCGACCTTCCCGCTCAGCAGGAAGATGTCCTCAGGAAATCCAAGAAGAACGTCGAGCGCCTGATCTCCCTGATCAACGACCTGCTGGACATGGCGAAAATCGAGGCCGGAAAGATCGAGTTGAGGCTGGCCTCGAAAGACATCAATGCGATCGTCCAGTCGGTGGTGGATTCCCATTTTCCCTTGATTCGGTCCAAAAAGGTCTCTATGAATTATTCCGGGCCGGGGCACGAGGTCCTGACAAGTGTCGATGAGGACAAGATCGTCCAGGTCCTGAACAACCTGCTCAATAACGCCTTCAAATTCACTCCTGAGGGAGGGCATATCGAGGTCTCGCTGGCTGTCCAGGACATGAGCGTGTTGTGCGCGGTGAAGGATTCCGGGATCGGTATCAGCAAGGAGGACATGGAAAAATTATTTAACAAGTTTGAGCAGTTTTCCCATAAATACAGCCCCGGCGTCAAGGGCACGGGGCTGGGGCTGGCGATCTGCAAATCGTTGATCGATCTGCATGGCGGAAAAATCTGGGCGCATAGCGAGCCCGGGCATGGGACGACCTTTTATTTCGCCTTGCCGAAAAAGTAG
- a CDS encoding glycosyltransferase family 2 protein → MALSVSAIVCTHNRSGLLKKALQSLLAQSLPAEEYEILVIDNASSDDTAGVVRSLGNRSNMKYVYEPKLGLSRARNAGVARARGRYVAFMDDDAVADPDWLKNILEAFRSAPANVACVGGKVELVWDTARPHWLGDGPQFFFSELEWTVRPQILRGDKYFLHGCNMAFLKEILSEAGGFDEGLGRKGESLLSGEDVAIQKILRGKGCQSLFDPGIRVRHAVLPQRLSMSWLMKRFAWEGISLAMIKIRQERLSSLARLYVAIKEFIKFVLLCRGLSFLCPAQNPFVIQQRCLAVQKMNYILRMLGVQSDSLFL, encoded by the coding sequence ATGGCCCTTTCCGTTTCCGCGATCGTCTGCACACACAACCGCTCCGGACTGCTCAAGAAGGCCCTGCAGAGCCTCCTGGCGCAGAGTCTGCCCGCGGAAGAGTATGAAATTCTGGTCATTGACAACGCCTCGTCCGACGACACGGCGGGCGTTGTCCGGTCTTTGGGAAACCGGAGCAACATGAAATATGTTTATGAGCCCAAGCTCGGCCTTTCCCGGGCGAGGAATGCCGGCGTCGCCCGCGCTAGGGGGCGTTATGTGGCCTTTATGGATGATGACGCGGTCGCGGATCCTGACTGGCTGAAGAATATCCTTGAGGCTTTCCGGTCCGCTCCTGCCAACGTGGCGTGCGTGGGAGGGAAAGTCGAACTTGTTTGGGATACCGCGCGTCCCCATTGGCTGGGGGACGGCCCCCAATTTTTCTTCAGCGAACTTGAATGGACCGTCCGTCCGCAGATTTTACGGGGAGATAAATATTTTTTGCACGGGTGCAATATGGCGTTTTTAAAGGAGATATTATCGGAGGCCGGCGGTTTTGACGAAGGATTGGGGCGAAAAGGCGAATCCCTGCTGTCCGGAGAAGACGTCGCCATCCAGAAAATCCTGCGGGGCAAGGGGTGCCAGTCCCTTTTTGATCCAGGTATCCGCGTCCGCCATGCGGTTCTTCCCCAGCGGCTTTCCATGTCCTGGCTGATGAAAAGGTTTGCCTGGGAGGGGATCAGCCTCGCGATGATCAAAATTCGGCAGGAGAGGCTTTCTTCTCTTGCAAGACTTTACGTCGCTATCAAAGAGTTCATCAAGTTTGTCCTGTTGTGCCGGGGCCTGAGTTTTTTGTGCCCGGCCCAGAATCCTTTTGTTATCCAACAGCGATGCCTGGCTGTTCAGAAAATGAATTATATTTTACGGATGCTTGGCGTCCAATCCGATTCCTTGTTCCTATGA